The Oncorhynchus tshawytscha isolate Ot180627B linkage group LG27, Otsh_v2.0, whole genome shotgun sequence genome includes the window ATTTAAATGAAtgggaaaaaaaaaacaatatgatAATAGATGCATGTTTTTGTCATTTAATAGTGTTATAATAAATTATTACAAAGCCTTCATTCACATAtaaataaatcagtcagtcagtaaaaatATCACCCATCTATCTATTAGCCAGCCTCAAGGACATGTCACATGTCTCCAATGATGATTATGAGGTTGTCCATCAGATCGCTTCTTCCTCACCGCTTGACTCTGTTGTCGACTTCGTCACAGCTTGACCATGGTGTCAAGGAATTTTTAAAACTGCACCAGTTTGTAGCGAAGCTTCTCTCCCACGACCTCAAATGCTCATGCGCTGTGTTCCTGGAGCGCATACAAGACATGCATTTTTTTCAGTCAACTCAACCACAACAGGTGCTGCGCCAACGCATCCGACGACACACAAAAAACGTCGCTTGGAAGTTCCAAGTTTCAGCGAAATTCCTCCGATTTGTGGTGATCTAGAACTTTTCCTCTGATTAATTTAGCCTATTTTCGAGTGCATTTGATATTGGAAACCTTCTGTATCAAGATTGTGTTTAGCTTGTTGAAATACGTTTTCAGAGACCCTTTGCCTGAAGTCACTGACCCTCCATCTCCAGAGGATGCCCCAACACCACACCCGACCTGAAGACAATATAAAATGGTTGTGAGTGAATTTGTTCCGTCTTAAGAAAAGTACAGAAAAAAATATCGCTTAGATTAAATCACAAAATAAAGACCTGTGCCAATTATTGTCTGCCCCCCAAATATAACTTAGGCTACAAGATGCGGGATCATACTTACGCATCCCTCCAATTTCTTAACTTAACTAGGTCATCTGTTTTTGAACAGGTTCAGTGTTTCTTTGTTCCATGTGACAGGAGTCAGGCTGTTAAATAATTGGGCCATATACTCCAAAGACTCTAATGCAACCACAGAGACGTCCTCCCCCTGTATGAAAGAAAACAACGTTTTAGGCATTAGGATGTCTCATAAATTCCATGGTTAAACTTCCAATTTATCATTTTGAAATTGAAAAACATCAAACTCTCTAGTTGATTCAATCCAAATATTGCTACATGATACACTTCAGTATCTTACCTGTGTGTTCTTGATAACATGCTCTGGAAATATGCGCTCGAC containing:
- the LOC121841056 gene encoding LOW QUALITY PROTEIN: interferon omega-1-like (The sequence of the model RefSeq protein was modified relative to this genomic sequence to represent the inferred CDS: substituted 2 bases at 2 genomic stop codons) translates to MGLKTGGEHSACAWEITRVEVRDNLVQFKKFLDSSQALRKKRKVERIFPEHVIKNTQGEDVSVVALESLEYMAQLFNSLTPVTWNKETLNLFKNRXPSXVKKLEGCVGCGVGASSGDGGSVTSGKGSLKTYFNKLNTILIQKEHSACAWEITRVEVRDNLVQFKKFLDSRVKP